Proteins encoded within one genomic window of Mauremys mutica isolate MM-2020 ecotype Southern chromosome 11, ASM2049712v1, whole genome shotgun sequence:
- the C11H15orf61 gene encoding uncharacterized protein C15orf61 homolog: MLLLRQLHEAALRRLLAPAGGAAAKPKASEVLSRHLRQRGLPHWTSYCVKYSAVRNDQFGLSHFNWQVDGANYHVLRTGCFPFIKYHCSRAPRRDLALQNAAFTALKLLNAGIPTLLYGIGSWFLVSVTETVHTSCGPVTIYFLNKEDEGAMY, from the exons ATGCTGCTCCTGCGGCAGCTGCACGAGGCGGCCCTGAGGCGGCTGCTCGCGCCCGCCGGGGGCGCCGCCGCCAAGCCCAAGGCCTCCGAGGTGCTGAGCCGCCACCTGCGGCAGCGGGGCCTGCCCCACTGGACCTCGTACTGCGTGAAGTACAGCGCCGTGCGCAACGACCAGTTCGGCCTCTCGCACTTCAACTGGCAGGTGGACGGCGCCAACTACCACGTCCTGCGCACGGGCTGCTTCCCCTTCATCAAGTACCACTGCTCGCGGGCCCCGCGCCGCGACCTGGCGCTGCAGAACGCCGCCTTCACCGCCCTCAAGCTCCTCAACGCGG GCATCCCGACTTTATTATATGGAATTGGCTCCTGGTTTCTTGTTAGTGTCACAGAGACTGTTCACACAAGTTGTGGCCCAGTTACTATTTATTTTCTGAATAAAGAAGATGAAGGTGCCATGTACTGA